A section of the Saccharopolyspora gregorii genome encodes:
- a CDS encoding CopD family protein: MPADPGTAPEPDPTGRTSPPARRPSTGVGRSTRAAPALLVVPALLAAAAAWAATLHVGADDVPGLVDPAVAVRYGAPVVRALLDVAAVATVGLGMLPRLVPDRGGRARALLALTRRAAVVTALSWLACSLLLLGLYTAELATGSPTAEDVARYVSGVPAGAALALGAGCAAGCAALGLTGVVRDARGNGADRLTDDLGAVLALLGLLPMPLTGHAVDWEYHDLSMLSVQLHVLAAAVWAGGLAAIAAFVAPRRGLLASTLPRYSKLATGAIVLVAASGVFNGGTELTTAGAGLGGLISTGYGRIVLLKAVLLVLLAALGGHARFRLLPLVERHRRTALITWAAVEVGVMGVAYGLGAVLARAPVLT; the protein is encoded by the coding sequence ATGCCCGCCGACCCCGGGACCGCGCCCGAACCCGATCCCACCGGCCGCACTTCCCCGCCCGCCCGGCGGCCCAGCACCGGCGTCGGCCGCTCGACCCGAGCAGCCCCGGCGCTGCTCGTCGTTCCCGCACTGCTGGCCGCGGCCGCGGCCTGGGCCGCGACCCTGCACGTCGGCGCGGACGACGTCCCCGGCCTGGTCGATCCCGCGGTCGCGGTGCGCTACGGCGCCCCGGTCGTCCGCGCGCTGCTCGACGTGGCCGCCGTCGCCACCGTCGGACTCGGCATGCTGCCCCGCCTGGTCCCGGACCGCGGTGGCCGCGCCCGCGCCCTGCTCGCGCTGACCCGGCGCGCCGCGGTGGTCACGGCGCTGAGCTGGCTGGCCTGCTCGCTGCTGCTGCTCGGGCTGTACACGGCCGAGCTCGCCACCGGCAGCCCGACCGCGGAGGACGTGGCCCGCTACGTCAGCGGCGTCCCGGCCGGGGCGGCGCTGGCGCTGGGCGCGGGGTGCGCCGCGGGCTGCGCGGCGCTCGGCCTCACCGGGGTCGTCCGAGATGCCCGCGGGAACGGCGCGGACCGGCTCACCGACGACCTGGGCGCGGTGCTCGCGCTGCTCGGGCTGCTGCCGATGCCGCTGACCGGGCACGCCGTCGACTGGGAGTACCACGACCTGAGCATGCTCTCGGTGCAGCTGCACGTGCTCGCCGCGGCCGTGTGGGCGGGCGGGCTGGCCGCGATCGCCGCGTTCGTCGCCCCGCGCCGCGGTCTGCTGGCGAGCACGCTGCCGCGCTACTCGAAGCTGGCGACCGGCGCGATCGTGCTGGTCGCGGCGTCCGGGGTGTTCAACGGCGGCACCGAGCTCACCACCGCCGGCGCCGGGCTCGGTGGACTGATCAGCACCGGGTACGGCCGGATCGTGCTGCTCAAGGCGGTGCTGCTGGTGCTGCTGGCCGCGCTGGGCGGGCACGCCCGGTTCCGGCTGCTGCCGCTGGTGGAACGCCACCGGCGCACCGCGCTGATCACCTGGGCGGCGGTGGAGGTGGGCGTGATGGGCGTGGCCTACGGGCTGGGCGCGGTGCTGGCCCGCGCCCCCGTCCTCACCTGA
- a CDS encoding GH25 family lysozyme has protein sequence MASIPGIDVARYQGEPDWAAVRGAGFAFTYIKATEGVGYVSPTLDSQLGGARGAGLVTGLYHFARPDTNSPQAEAADFAGQLARTGSAGPGNLPPCLDMETEAADLGAWIKGFVDALRGHTGRNEVVVYASSTWFSDKLATDSWVDPGVFLWVAHYGRPAGQPGFLTDRVAIHQHASDGEVPGIAGDTDLNVSLVDLPVLTGGTEAPPAPPAPPAPETYVVQPGDTLSGIGAKVGVAWQSIAQANGITDPNLIYVGQVLRIPR, from the coding sequence ATGGCGAGCATTCCAGGAATCGACGTCGCGCGATATCAAGGAGAACCGGACTGGGCCGCGGTGCGCGGCGCCGGATTCGCCTTCACCTACATCAAGGCGACCGAAGGCGTCGGCTATGTGAGCCCGACGCTGGATTCGCAACTCGGCGGAGCTCGTGGGGCCGGCCTGGTGACCGGGCTGTACCACTTCGCCCGACCGGACACGAACTCGCCGCAGGCCGAAGCCGCGGACTTCGCGGGCCAGCTGGCCCGCACCGGCTCGGCCGGGCCGGGGAACCTGCCGCCGTGCCTGGACATGGAGACCGAGGCCGCCGACCTCGGCGCGTGGATCAAGGGGTTCGTGGACGCGCTGCGCGGGCACACGGGGCGCAACGAGGTCGTCGTGTACGCCTCGTCCACGTGGTTCAGCGACAAGCTGGCCACCGATTCGTGGGTCGACCCCGGGGTGTTCCTGTGGGTCGCGCACTACGGCCGCCCCGCGGGCCAGCCGGGCTTCCTCACCGACCGGGTGGCGATCCACCAGCACGCCTCCGACGGCGAGGTGCCGGGCATCGCCGGTGACACCGACCTGAACGTGTCGCTGGTGGACCTGCCGGTGCTGACCGGCGGCACCGAGGCGCCGCCCGCGCCGCCCGCCCCGCCCGCGCCCGAGACCTACGTGGTGCAGCCCGGGGACACGCTCTCCGGGATCGGCGCGAAGGTCGGTGTGGCTTGGCAGTCGATCGCCCAGGCCAACGGGATCACCGACCCGAACCTGATCTACGTCGGCCAGGTGCTGCGCATCCCGCGCTGA
- a CDS encoding DUF4232 domain-containing protein — protein MFSQRLDARKPGRTNRASLRIGPLAAAALGTVLLGACGSPTGQVASTADAPASTIPQPTPSEAQPAPAETSDADPSTAAQSRSDASGQAAAEPRDQVERCHTSQLSGAVGHGDSGAGQRYAELTLTNTSGEACTLYGYGGMQLLGADGQQLPTQLERTPNPGPQVVRLAPGESASSTLHWTAVPHEGESEQGPCQPEPARALVTPPDEEDPLTVRWDLGSVCGFGSIDNSAYHA, from the coding sequence GTGTTCTCGCAACGACTGGACGCAAGGAAGCCGGGCAGGACGAACCGGGCGAGCCTGAGGATCGGCCCGCTCGCGGCCGCGGCACTGGGCACGGTGCTGCTCGGCGCCTGCGGTTCGCCGACCGGGCAGGTGGCCTCGACCGCGGACGCCCCGGCGTCGACCATCCCGCAGCCGACCCCCTCGGAGGCGCAGCCCGCCCCGGCGGAGACCTCCGACGCCGATCCGTCGACGGCCGCGCAGAGCCGGTCGGACGCCTCCGGCCAGGCCGCGGCGGAACCGCGCGACCAGGTGGAGCGCTGCCACACCTCGCAGCTGTCCGGCGCGGTGGGGCACGGGGATTCCGGCGCGGGCCAGCGGTACGCGGAGCTCACGCTCACCAACACCAGCGGCGAGGCCTGCACGCTCTACGGCTACGGCGGCATGCAGCTGCTCGGCGCGGACGGCCAGCAGCTGCCGACGCAGCTGGAGCGCACGCCGAACCCCGGCCCGCAGGTGGTGCGGCTGGCCCCCGGCGAGTCGGCCAGCTCGACGCTGCACTGGACCGCGGTGCCGCACGAGGGCGAGTCGGAACAGGGCCCGTGCCAGCCGGAGCCGGCGCGCGCCCTGGTGACCCCGCCCGACGAGGAGGACCCGCTGACGGTGCGCTGGGACCTGGGCTCGGTGTGCGGGTTCGGATCGATCGACAACAGCGCCTACCACGCCTGA
- a CDS encoding alpha/beta hydrolase, translating to MIEAIQRSVGGSQGELFVREWSGRAPGWVALLVHGYGEHSGRYEWLAEQLVAARALVVAPDLVGHGESPGERVLIGDAEQVVADLGAVRREVSDRYPDLPVVLIGHSLGGLFAVRFAQEHQDGLAAVVLSGPVLGTWHVLDLLECDEIPQAPIDPSTLSRDPEVGRAYEADPLVWHGSFKRRTLNMIDRCLEAVNDGPVLRVPTLWVHGEEDELVPEADTRTGIDRVRGQDFHEHIYPGARHELFNETNRAEVVDEVLTFVGRELNT from the coding sequence ATGATCGAGGCTATTCAGCGGTCCGTCGGGGGTTCGCAGGGCGAGCTGTTCGTGCGCGAGTGGTCGGGGCGCGCCCCCGGCTGGGTGGCGCTGCTGGTGCACGGCTACGGCGAGCACTCCGGCCGGTACGAGTGGCTCGCCGAGCAGCTGGTGGCGGCGCGGGCGCTGGTGGTGGCGCCGGACCTGGTCGGGCACGGCGAATCCCCTGGTGAGCGCGTGCTGATCGGGGACGCCGAGCAGGTGGTGGCCGATCTGGGGGCGGTGCGCCGCGAGGTCTCGGACCGGTACCCGGACCTGCCGGTGGTGCTGATCGGGCATTCGCTGGGCGGGTTGTTCGCGGTGCGGTTCGCGCAGGAGCACCAGGACGGGCTGGCCGCGGTGGTGCTGTCCGGGCCGGTGCTGGGCACCTGGCACGTGCTGGACCTGCTGGAGTGCGACGAGATCCCGCAGGCCCCGATCGATCCGTCGACGTTGTCCCGCGACCCCGAGGTGGGCCGGGCGTACGAGGCGGATCCGCTGGTGTGGCACGGCTCGTTCAAGCGCCGCACGTTGAACATGATCGACCGCTGCCTGGAGGCGGTGAACGACGGCCCGGTGCTGCGGGTGCCGACGCTGTGGGTGCACGGCGAGGAGGACGAGCTGGTCCCGGAGGCCGACACCCGCACGGGCATCGACCGGGTGCGCGGGCAGGACTTCCACGAGCACATCTACCCGGGCGCGCGGCACGAGCTGTTCAACGAGACGAACCGGGCCGAGGTCGTCGACGAGGTGCTGACGTTCGTGGGGCGCGAGCTCAACACCTGA
- a CDS encoding PRC and DUF2382 domain-containing protein — MKDVKRAQDLIGSEVYDREGDRIGRVGNVYVDDADHQPEWVTVRTGMFGTKESFVPLSGAERGEKGINVGVTKEKVRDAPRVDAEQGHLSDKEGHDLYDYYGLARGSASPQQRDVPQQQSGTTESGSGTAAAGGMAAGGAAAGGAATTGGRTSTGATERDTAKSGTAGSGSGTATTKGSTGKTTSGSATAGSAGDAAGMKSMTRSEERLRVDTEQIETGRVRVRKYVVTEQQSVTVPISHEEVRIEREPIAESERGSMGRSGSLAEDEQEVVLHEDRPMVTKETVPVERLRLRTELVTEERTVQDEVRRERFDVQDRTGGGKHERSDEQRGGSSSG, encoded by the coding sequence ATGAAGGACGTCAAGCGTGCACAGGACCTCATCGGCAGCGAGGTGTACGACCGGGAAGGCGACCGGATCGGCCGGGTCGGCAACGTTTACGTCGACGACGCCGACCACCAGCCGGAGTGGGTGACGGTCCGCACCGGGATGTTCGGCACGAAGGAGAGCTTCGTCCCCCTGTCCGGCGCCGAGCGCGGTGAGAAGGGGATCAACGTCGGGGTGACCAAGGAGAAGGTGCGCGACGCCCCGCGCGTCGACGCCGAGCAGGGCCACCTGTCGGACAAGGAGGGCCACGACCTCTACGACTACTACGGCCTCGCCCGCGGTTCGGCGTCCCCGCAGCAGCGGGACGTGCCGCAGCAGCAGAGCGGCACCACCGAGTCCGGGTCGGGCACCGCGGCGGCCGGCGGCATGGCGGCCGGTGGGGCGGCCGCGGGCGGCGCCGCGACGACCGGGGGCCGCACGTCGACCGGCGCCACCGAGCGGGACACCGCGAAGTCCGGCACCGCGGGTTCCGGCAGCGGCACGGCGACGACGAAGGGCTCGACCGGCAAGACCACGTCCGGCTCCGCGACGGCGGGCTCCGCCGGGGACGCGGCGGGCATGAAGTCGATGACCCGCTCCGAGGAGCGGCTGCGGGTCGACACCGAGCAGATCGAGACCGGCCGGGTGCGGGTGCGCAAGTACGTGGTGACCGAGCAGCAGTCCGTCACGGTGCCGATCAGCCACGAAGAGGTGCGCATCGAGCGGGAGCCGATCGCCGAGTCGGAGCGCGGATCGATGGGCCGGTCCGGTTCGCTCGCCGAGGACGAGCAGGAGGTCGTGCTGCACGAGGACCGTCCGATGGTCACGAAGGAGACGGTGCCGGTGGAGCGGCTGCGGCTGCGCACCGAGCTCGTGACCGAGGAGCGGACGGTGCAGGACGAGGTGCGCCGGGAGCGGTTCGACGTGCAGGACCGCACGGGCGGCGGCAAGCACGAGCGCTCCGACGAGCAGCGGGGCGGTTCGAGCAGCGGCTGA
- a CDS encoding serine/threonine-protein kinase — translation MVENSGLELLITVVVGADDDRSARDACRALLHRVGGRIVESGDCSDEEPGCWSVTIGRSAAEPDERPGPAALARAVRNFLRELGPGYSGHRVACEPPTAWTVIDEPELLGALVAGGERLLVEAWAGSVLPGGAGAGPAVDDPDEPAPEPEPVVDELDEHGRPRPRLELLVDVVTERKAGAEWPARALASRLSRNSTIVDWTERPPMVRIVLDLGPSVGAPADIVRDAVRVLGGGGWSRLQVRERSAKSRWSAAPTPPSGIAAVELSAAVPAPGAAERQPAG, via the coding sequence ATGGTTGAGAACTCTGGGCTGGAACTGCTCATCACCGTCGTCGTGGGCGCCGACGACGACCGATCAGCACGCGACGCGTGCCGCGCCCTGCTGCACCGGGTCGGTGGCCGGATCGTGGAATCCGGGGACTGCTCCGACGAGGAGCCGGGCTGCTGGTCGGTGACGATCGGTCGTTCCGCCGCGGAGCCGGACGAGCGGCCAGGCCCCGCGGCGCTGGCGCGCGCGGTGCGGAACTTCCTGCGCGAGCTGGGGCCGGGCTACTCGGGGCACCGGGTGGCGTGCGAGCCGCCGACGGCGTGGACGGTGATCGACGAGCCGGAGCTGCTCGGCGCCCTGGTGGCGGGCGGCGAGCGGTTGCTGGTGGAGGCGTGGGCCGGTTCGGTGCTGCCCGGCGGGGCCGGTGCCGGCCCGGCGGTGGACGACCCGGACGAGCCCGCGCCGGAACCGGAACCGGTGGTGGACGAGCTGGACGAGCACGGCAGGCCGCGGCCGCGGCTGGAGCTGCTGGTGGACGTGGTGACCGAGCGCAAGGCGGGCGCGGAGTGGCCGGCCCGGGCGTTGGCGAGCCGGTTGTCCCGGAACTCGACGATCGTGGACTGGACGGAACGACCACCGATGGTGCGGATCGTGCTGGACCTCGGCCCGTCGGTGGGCGCGCCCGCGGACATCGTGCGGGACGCGGTGCGCGTGCTGGGCGGCGGCGGCTGGTCCCGGTTGCAGGTGCGTGAACGGTCGGCGAAATCCCGGTGGTCGGCGGCGCCGACACCGCCGTCCGGGATCGCCGCGGTGGAGCTGAGCGCGGCCGTACCCGCTCCGGGCGCGGCGGAGCGGCAGCCCGCGGGATGA